In a genomic window of Callithrix jacchus isolate 240 chromosome 22, calJac240_pri, whole genome shotgun sequence:
- the CAMSAP3 gene encoding calmodulin-regulated spectrin-associated protein 3 isoform X2, whose amino-acid sequence MVEAAPPGPGPLRRTFLVPEIKSLDQYDFSRAKAAASLAWVLRAAFGGAEHVPPELWEPFYTDQYAQEHVKPPVTRLLLSAELYCRAWRQALPQLETPPNPSALLALLARRGTVPALPERPVREADLRHQPILMGAHLAVIDALMAAFAFEWTKTLPGPLALTSLEHKLLFWVDTTVRRLQEKTEQEAAQRASPAAPADGAAPAQPSCPTRWYWKLVPHAIAFCLKESGSKPPMIRYRKDRVVARRAPCFPTVTSLQDLASGAALAATIHCYCPQLLRLEEVCLKDPMSVADSLYNLQLVQDFCASRLPRGCPLSLEDLLYIPPPLKVNLVVLLAELFMCFEVLKPDFVQGKDLPDGHVASPRGTEAPPPQNNSGSSSPVFNFRHPLLSPGGPQSPLRGSTGSLKSSPSMSHMEALGKAWNRQLSRPLSQAVSFSTPFGLDSDVDVVMGDPVLLRSVSSDSLGPPRPAPARTPAQPPPEPGDLPTIEEALQIIHSAEPRLLPDGAADGSFYLHSPEGTSKPLSDKPTKALVYMPHPETPSKPSPCLVGEALKPPAPSEGSPKAVASSPAAINSEVKMTSFAERKKQLVKAEAEAGAGSPTSTPPPPEALSSEMSELGARLEEKRRAIEAQKRRIEAIFAKHRQRLGKSAFLQVQPREASGEAEVEAEADPGPVPGGERPAGEGQGEPTSRPKAVTFSPDLGPLPPEGLGEYNRAVSKLSAALSSLQRDMQRLTDQQQRLLAPPEAPGPAPPPAAWIIPGPTTTGPKALSPSPARRVPTTRRSPGPGPSQSPRSPKHTRPAELRLAPLTRVLTPPHDVDSLPHLRKFSPSQVPVQTRSSILLAEGTPPEEPATRPGLIEIPLGSLADPAAEEEGDGSPPGAEDSLEEEASSEGEPRAGLGFFYKDEDKPEDEMAQKRASLLERQQRRAEEARRRKQWQEVEKEQRREEAARLAHEEAPGPALAVSTVPAAPMATPAPAARAPAEEEVGPRRGDFTRLEYERRAQLKLMDDLDKVLRPRAAGSGGPGRGGRRAPRPRSGCCDDSALARSPARGLLGSRLSKIYSQSTLSLSTVANEAPNNLGVKRPTSRAPSPSGLMSPSRLPGSRERDWENGSNASSPASVPEYTGPRLYKEPSAKSNKFIIHNALSHCCLAGKVNEPQKNRILEEIEKSKANHFLILFRDSSCQFRALYTLSGETEELSRLAGYGPRTVTPAMVEGIYKYNSDRKRFTQIPAKTMSMSVDAFTIQGHLWQGKKPATPKRGGSTPK is encoded by the exons ATGGTGGAGGCGGCGCCCCCCGGGCCCGGGCCGCTGCGGAGGACCTTCCTGGTACCGGAGATCAAGTCGCTGGACCAGTACGATTTCTCGCGGGCCAAGGCGGCGGCCAGCCTGGCGTGGGTGCTGCGGGCCGCGTTCGGGGGCGCAG AGCACGTACCCCCGGAGCTGTGGGAGCCCTTCTACACTGACCAATATGCGCAGGAGCACGTGAAGCCCCCAGTGACACGGCTGTTGCTCTCAGCCGAGCTCTACTGCAGGGCCTGGCGCCAGGCACTGCCACAGCTTGAAACACCCCCCAACCCCTCTGCACTGCTGGCCCTGCTGGCGCGGAGGGGCACTGTGCCTGCATTGCCTGAGCGTCCGGTGCGCGAAGCCGACCTGAGGCACCAGCCCATTCTCATG GGAGCCCACCTAGCTGTCATTGATGCCCTCATGGCTGCCTTTGCCTTCGAGTGGACAAAGACCCTGCCAGGTCCCTTGGCCCTCACGAGCTTGGAGCACAAGCTGCTTTTCTGGGTGGACACG ACCGTCCGGCGGCTGCAGGAGAAGACAGAGCAGGAAGCGGCCCAGAGAGCCTCTCCAGCAGCTCCTGCAGACGGGGCGGCCCCAGCGCAGCCCTCG tgCCCTACGCGCTGGTACTGGAAGCTGGTTCCT CACGCAATTGCCTTCTGTTTGAAGGAGTCGGGGAGCAAACCCCCCATG ATCCGATACCGCAAGGACCGGGTGGTGGCACGGCGTGCCCCCTGCTTCCCAACAGTGACCAGCCTCCAGGACCTGGCCAGTGGGGCTGCACTGGCCGCCACCATCCATTGCTATTGTCCCCAGCTGCTTCGACTTGAGG AGGTATGCCTGAAGGACCCCATGTCTGTGGCGGACAGCCTGTACAACCTCCAGCTGGTGCAGGACTTCTGCGCTTCCCGCCTTCCTCGTGGCTGCCCCCTGTCCCTCGAGGACTTGCTCTACATCCCCCCGCCGCTCAAG GTCAACTTGGTGGTGCTGCTGGCTGAGTTGTTCATGTGTTTTGAGGTGCTCAAGCCTGACTTCGTGCAAGGGAAGGACTTGCCGGATGGTCACG TCGCCTCCCCCAGGGGCACGGAGGCCCCCCCACCTCAGAACAACAGCGGCAGCAG TTCTCCTGTCTTCAACTTCCGCCACCCACTCCTGTCACCTGGCGGCCCCCAGTCCCCACTCCGAGGATCCACAG GCTCCCTGAAGTCTTCCCCGTCCATGTCCCATATGGAGGCCCTGGGCAAGGCCTGGAACCGGCAGCTCAG CCGTCCCCTCTCCCAGGCTGTGTCATTCAGCACCCCCTTTGGCCTGGACAGCGACGTGGATGTCGTCATGGGAGACCCTGTGCTCCTCCGCTCTGTGAGCTCGGACAGCCTGGGGCCCCCACGTCCGGCGCCAGCCAGGACCCCTGCCCAGCCCCCCCCGGAGCCTGGCGACCTGCCCACCATTGAGGAGGCTCTGCAGATCATCCACAGTGCCGAGCCCCGGCTGCTCCCAGATGGGGCGGCCGATGGCAGCTTCTACCTCCACTCCCCTGAGGGGACCTCCAAACCACTGTCCGACAAGCCCACCAAAGCACTGGTGTACATGCCACACCCCGAGACCCCCTCAAAACCATCTCCCTGTCTGGTGGGGGAGGCATTGAAACCGCCGGCCCCATCTGAGGGGTCCCCGAAGGCAGTGGCTTCGTCCCCAGCGGCCATCAACTCCGAGGTGAAAATGACCAGCTTTGCGGAACGCAAGAAACAGCTGGtgaaggcagaggctgaggctggagcaggGTCCCCCACGTCCACTCCGCCCCCACCAGAGGCCCTGAGTTCAGAGATGAGTGAACTTGGTGCCCGGCTGGAGGAGAAACGAAGAGCCATTGAGGCTCAGAAGCGACGGATTGAGGCCATCTTTGCCAAGCACCGCCAGCGGCTGGGCAAAAGCGCCTTCCTGCAGGTGCAGCCAAGGGAAGCTTCTGGGGAGGCGGAAGTGGAGGCCGAGGCCGACCCAGGCCCAGTCCCTGGTGGGGAGCGGCCGGCGGGCGAGGGCCAGGGTGAGCCAACTTCACGGCCCAAGGCAGTGACCTTCTCGCCAGACTTGGGTCCGCTGCCCCCCGAGGGGTTGGGGGAATACAATCGAGCGGTCAGCAAACTGAGTGCTGCTTTAAGCTCGCTGCAGCGGGACATGCAGAGACTCACGGACCAGCAGCAGCGGCTCCTGGCTCCACCGGAGGCCCCTGGAcctgccccaccccctgctgcATGGATCATCCCTGGCCCCACAACGACGGGGCCCAAAGCCTTGTCCCCCAGCCCCGCCCGGCGGGTCCCCACCACCCGGCGCAGCCCTGGGCCTGGGCCCAGCCAGTCACCCCGAAGCCCGAAACACACCCGGCCGGCGGAGCTGCGGCTGGCGCCCCTGACCAGGGTGCTCACACCACCCCACGACGTAGACAGCCTCCCCCACCTGCGCAAGTTCTCCCCGAGCCAGGTGCCTGTGCAGACGCGCTCCTCCATCCTCCTGGCAGAGGGGACGCCCCCCGAGGAGCCAGCCACCCGGCCCGGCCTCATCGAGATCCCGTTGGGCAGCCTGGCAGATCCCGCCGCTGAGGAAGAGGGAGACGGGAGTCCCCCTGGTGCTGAGGATTCCTTGGAAGAGGAGGCGTCTTCAGAGGGGGAGCCCCGAGCGGGGCTGGGATTCTTCTACAAG GATGAAGACAAGCCTGAGGATGAGATGGCCCAAAAGCGGGCCAGCCTGCTGGAGCGGCAGCAGCGGCGAGCAGAGGAGGCACGGCGGCGCAAGCAGTGGCAGGAGGTGGAGAAGGAACAGCGGAGGGAGGAGGCTGCAAG GCTGGCCCATGAGGAGGCCCCTGGCCCAGCCCTAGCCGTGTCCACAGTCCCTGCAGCCCCCATGGCCACCCCGGCCCCTGCTGCCCGGGCTCCAGCCGAGGAGGAGGTGGGCCCCCGGCGGGGGGACTTCACGCGGCTGGAGTACGAGCGCCGGGCCCAGCTGAAGTTGATGGACGACCTTGATAAGGTGCTGCGGCCCCGGGCTGCTGGGTCCGGGGGCCCGGGTCGGGGCGGGCGGAGGGCGCCCCGGCCTCGCTCAGGTTGCTGTGACGACTCGGCCCTGGCGCGAAGCCCAGCACGCGGCCTGCTGG GCTCTCGGCTGAGCAAAATCTATTCCCAGTCCACCCTGTCACTGTCCACTGTGGCCAACGAGGCCCCCAATAACCTCGGGGTGAAGAGGCCCACGTCTCG GGCTCCCTCCCCGTCAGGCCTCATGTCCCCAAGCCGCCTGCCTGGCAGCCGTGAACGAGACTGGGAGAATGGCAGCAATGCCTCCTCCCCAGCGTCGGTGCCCGAGTACACAG GTCCACGGCTGTACAAGGAGCCTAGTGCCAAGTCCAACAAGTTTATCATCCACAACGCCCTGTCACACTGCTGCCTGGCGGGAAAGGTGAATGAACCGCAGAAGAACCGCATTCTGGAG GAAATTGAGAAAAGCAAGGCCAACCACTTCCTGATCCTCTTTCGCGACTCGAGCTGCCAGTTCCGGGCGCTCTACACACTGTCAGGGGAGACAGAGGAGCTGTCACGGCTGGCGGGCTACGGGCCCCGGACCGTCACACCTGCCATGGTGGAAGGCATCTACAAGTACAACTCGGACCGCAAGCGCTTCACCCAGATCCCCGCCAAGACCATGTCCATGAGCGTCGATGCCTTCACCATCCAGGGACACCTCTGGCAGGGCAAGAAACCCGCCACGCCCAAGAGGGGCGGCAGCACCCCCAAATAG
- the CAMSAP3 gene encoding calmodulin-regulated spectrin-associated protein 3 isoform X6, translated as MVEAAPPGPGPLRRTFLVPEIKSLDQYDFSRAKAAASLAWVLRAAFGGAEHVPPELWEPFYTDQYAQEHVKPPVTRLLLSAELYCRAWRQALPQLETPPNPSALLALLARRGTVPALPERPVREADLRHQPILMPLPPQGAHLAVIDALMAAFAFEWTKTLPGPLALTSLEHKLLFWVDTTVRRLQEKTEQEAAQRASPAAPADGAAPAQPSCPTRWYWKLVPHAIAFCLKESGSKPPMIRYRKDRVVARRAPCFPTVTSLQDLASGAALAATIHCYCPQLLRLEEVCLKDPMSVADSLYNLQLVQDFCASRLPRGCPLSLEDLLYIPPPLKVNLVVLLAELFMCFEVLKPDFVQGKDLPDGHVASPRGTEAPPPQNNSGSSSPVFNFRHPLLSPGGPQSPLRGSTGSLKSSPSMSHMEALGKAWNRQLSDVDVVMGDPVLLRSVSSDSLGPPRPAPARTPAQPPPEPGDLPTIEEALQIIHSAEPRLLPDGAADGSFYLHSPEGTSKPLSDKPTKALVYMPHPETPSKPSPCLVGEALKPPAPSEGSPKAVASSPAAINSEVKMTSFAERKKQLVKAEAEAGAGSPTSTPPPPEALSSEMSELGARLEEKRRAIEAQKRRIEAIFAKHRQRLGKSAFLQVQPREASGEAEVEAEADPGPVPGGERPAGEGQGEPTSRPKAVTFSPDLGPLPPEGLGEYNRAVSKLSAALSSLQRDMQRLTDQQQRLLAPPEAPGPAPPPAAWIIPGPTTTGPKALSPSPARRVPTTRRSPGPGPSQSPRSPKHTRPAELRLAPLTRVLTPPHDVDSLPHLRKFSPSQVPVQTRSSILLAEGTPPEEPATRPGLIEIPLGSLADPAAEEEGDGSPPGAEDSLEEEASSEGEPRAGLGFFYKDEDKPEDEMAQKRASLLERQQRRAEEARRRKQWQEVEKEQRREEAARLAHEEAPGPALAVSTVPAAPMATPAPAARAPAEEEVGPRRGDFTRLEYERRAQLKLMDDLDKVLRPRAAGSGGPGRGGRRAPRPRSGCCDDSALARSPARGLLGSRLSKIYSQSTLSLSTVANEAPNNLGVKRPTSRAPSPSGLMSPSRLPGSRERDWENGSNASSPASVPEYTGPRLYKEPSAKSNKFIIHNALSHCCLAGKVNEPQKNRILEEIEKSKANHFLILFRDSSCQFRALYTLSGETEELSRLAGYGPRTVTPAMVEGIYKYNSDRKRFTQIPAKTMSMSVDAFTIQGHLWQGKKPATPKRGGSTPK; from the exons ATGGTGGAGGCGGCGCCCCCCGGGCCCGGGCCGCTGCGGAGGACCTTCCTGGTACCGGAGATCAAGTCGCTGGACCAGTACGATTTCTCGCGGGCCAAGGCGGCGGCCAGCCTGGCGTGGGTGCTGCGGGCCGCGTTCGGGGGCGCAG AGCACGTACCCCCGGAGCTGTGGGAGCCCTTCTACACTGACCAATATGCGCAGGAGCACGTGAAGCCCCCAGTGACACGGCTGTTGCTCTCAGCCGAGCTCTACTGCAGGGCCTGGCGCCAGGCACTGCCACAGCTTGAAACACCCCCCAACCCCTCTGCACTGCTGGCCCTGCTGGCGCGGAGGGGCACTGTGCCTGCATTGCCTGAGCGTCCGGTGCGCGAAGCCGACCTGAGGCACCAGCCCATTCTCATG CCCTTGCCCCCACAGGGAGCCCACCTAGCTGTCATTGATGCCCTCATGGCTGCCTTTGCCTTCGAGTGGACAAAGACCCTGCCAGGTCCCTTGGCCCTCACGAGCTTGGAGCACAAGCTGCTTTTCTGGGTGGACACG ACCGTCCGGCGGCTGCAGGAGAAGACAGAGCAGGAAGCGGCCCAGAGAGCCTCTCCAGCAGCTCCTGCAGACGGGGCGGCCCCAGCGCAGCCCTCG tgCCCTACGCGCTGGTACTGGAAGCTGGTTCCT CACGCAATTGCCTTCTGTTTGAAGGAGTCGGGGAGCAAACCCCCCATG ATCCGATACCGCAAGGACCGGGTGGTGGCACGGCGTGCCCCCTGCTTCCCAACAGTGACCAGCCTCCAGGACCTGGCCAGTGGGGCTGCACTGGCCGCCACCATCCATTGCTATTGTCCCCAGCTGCTTCGACTTGAGG AGGTATGCCTGAAGGACCCCATGTCTGTGGCGGACAGCCTGTACAACCTCCAGCTGGTGCAGGACTTCTGCGCTTCCCGCCTTCCTCGTGGCTGCCCCCTGTCCCTCGAGGACTTGCTCTACATCCCCCCGCCGCTCAAG GTCAACTTGGTGGTGCTGCTGGCTGAGTTGTTCATGTGTTTTGAGGTGCTCAAGCCTGACTTCGTGCAAGGGAAGGACTTGCCGGATGGTCACG TCGCCTCCCCCAGGGGCACGGAGGCCCCCCCACCTCAGAACAACAGCGGCAGCAG TTCTCCTGTCTTCAACTTCCGCCACCCACTCCTGTCACCTGGCGGCCCCCAGTCCCCACTCCGAGGATCCACAG GCTCCCTGAAGTCTTCCCCGTCCATGTCCCATATGGAGGCCCTGGGCAAGGCCTGGAACCGGCAGCTCAG CGACGTGGATGTCGTCATGGGAGACCCTGTGCTCCTCCGCTCTGTGAGCTCGGACAGCCTGGGGCCCCCACGTCCGGCGCCAGCCAGGACCCCTGCCCAGCCCCCCCCGGAGCCTGGCGACCTGCCCACCATTGAGGAGGCTCTGCAGATCATCCACAGTGCCGAGCCCCGGCTGCTCCCAGATGGGGCGGCCGATGGCAGCTTCTACCTCCACTCCCCTGAGGGGACCTCCAAACCACTGTCCGACAAGCCCACCAAAGCACTGGTGTACATGCCACACCCCGAGACCCCCTCAAAACCATCTCCCTGTCTGGTGGGGGAGGCATTGAAACCGCCGGCCCCATCTGAGGGGTCCCCGAAGGCAGTGGCTTCGTCCCCAGCGGCCATCAACTCCGAGGTGAAAATGACCAGCTTTGCGGAACGCAAGAAACAGCTGGtgaaggcagaggctgaggctggagcaggGTCCCCCACGTCCACTCCGCCCCCACCAGAGGCCCTGAGTTCAGAGATGAGTGAACTTGGTGCCCGGCTGGAGGAGAAACGAAGAGCCATTGAGGCTCAGAAGCGACGGATTGAGGCCATCTTTGCCAAGCACCGCCAGCGGCTGGGCAAAAGCGCCTTCCTGCAGGTGCAGCCAAGGGAAGCTTCTGGGGAGGCGGAAGTGGAGGCCGAGGCCGACCCAGGCCCAGTCCCTGGTGGGGAGCGGCCGGCGGGCGAGGGCCAGGGTGAGCCAACTTCACGGCCCAAGGCAGTGACCTTCTCGCCAGACTTGGGTCCGCTGCCCCCCGAGGGGTTGGGGGAATACAATCGAGCGGTCAGCAAACTGAGTGCTGCTTTAAGCTCGCTGCAGCGGGACATGCAGAGACTCACGGACCAGCAGCAGCGGCTCCTGGCTCCACCGGAGGCCCCTGGAcctgccccaccccctgctgcATGGATCATCCCTGGCCCCACAACGACGGGGCCCAAAGCCTTGTCCCCCAGCCCCGCCCGGCGGGTCCCCACCACCCGGCGCAGCCCTGGGCCTGGGCCCAGCCAGTCACCCCGAAGCCCGAAACACACCCGGCCGGCGGAGCTGCGGCTGGCGCCCCTGACCAGGGTGCTCACACCACCCCACGACGTAGACAGCCTCCCCCACCTGCGCAAGTTCTCCCCGAGCCAGGTGCCTGTGCAGACGCGCTCCTCCATCCTCCTGGCAGAGGGGACGCCCCCCGAGGAGCCAGCCACCCGGCCCGGCCTCATCGAGATCCCGTTGGGCAGCCTGGCAGATCCCGCCGCTGAGGAAGAGGGAGACGGGAGTCCCCCTGGTGCTGAGGATTCCTTGGAAGAGGAGGCGTCTTCAGAGGGGGAGCCCCGAGCGGGGCTGGGATTCTTCTACAAG GATGAAGACAAGCCTGAGGATGAGATGGCCCAAAAGCGGGCCAGCCTGCTGGAGCGGCAGCAGCGGCGAGCAGAGGAGGCACGGCGGCGCAAGCAGTGGCAGGAGGTGGAGAAGGAACAGCGGAGGGAGGAGGCTGCAAG GCTGGCCCATGAGGAGGCCCCTGGCCCAGCCCTAGCCGTGTCCACAGTCCCTGCAGCCCCCATGGCCACCCCGGCCCCTGCTGCCCGGGCTCCAGCCGAGGAGGAGGTGGGCCCCCGGCGGGGGGACTTCACGCGGCTGGAGTACGAGCGCCGGGCCCAGCTGAAGTTGATGGACGACCTTGATAAGGTGCTGCGGCCCCGGGCTGCTGGGTCCGGGGGCCCGGGTCGGGGCGGGCGGAGGGCGCCCCGGCCTCGCTCAGGTTGCTGTGACGACTCGGCCCTGGCGCGAAGCCCAGCACGCGGCCTGCTGG GCTCTCGGCTGAGCAAAATCTATTCCCAGTCCACCCTGTCACTGTCCACTGTGGCCAACGAGGCCCCCAATAACCTCGGGGTGAAGAGGCCCACGTCTCG GGCTCCCTCCCCGTCAGGCCTCATGTCCCCAAGCCGCCTGCCTGGCAGCCGTGAACGAGACTGGGAGAATGGCAGCAATGCCTCCTCCCCAGCGTCGGTGCCCGAGTACACAG GTCCACGGCTGTACAAGGAGCCTAGTGCCAAGTCCAACAAGTTTATCATCCACAACGCCCTGTCACACTGCTGCCTGGCGGGAAAGGTGAATGAACCGCAGAAGAACCGCATTCTGGAG GAAATTGAGAAAAGCAAGGCCAACCACTTCCTGATCCTCTTTCGCGACTCGAGCTGCCAGTTCCGGGCGCTCTACACACTGTCAGGGGAGACAGAGGAGCTGTCACGGCTGGCGGGCTACGGGCCCCGGACCGTCACACCTGCCATGGTGGAAGGCATCTACAAGTACAACTCGGACCGCAAGCGCTTCACCCAGATCCCCGCCAAGACCATGTCCATGAGCGTCGATGCCTTCACCATCCAGGGACACCTCTGGCAGGGCAAGAAACCCGCCACGCCCAAGAGGGGCGGCAGCACCCCCAAATAG